One region of Gottschalkia purinilytica genomic DNA includes:
- the dtd gene encoding D-aminoacyl-tRNA deacylase yields MRAVVQRVSEAKVTVNDEIVGSIKKGLLVLLGVGNEDSESDVKYLSDKISNLRIFEDENEKMNLSLIDIKGELLIVSQFTLFGDVRKGKRPNFTNAAHPKMAEELYLDFIEKCKNLGLNKVDTGIFGANMDVSLVNDGPVTILLDSNKGF; encoded by the coding sequence ATGAGAGCGGTAGTACAAAGAGTTTCTGAGGCTAAGGTTACAGTAAATGATGAAATTGTAGGATCTATAAAAAAAGGGCTACTTGTTTTACTAGGAGTTGGAAATGAAGATAGTGAATCAGATGTAAAATATTTAAGTGATAAAATTTCAAATTTAAGAATATTTGAAGATGAAAATGAAAAGATGAATTTATCATTGATAGATATTAAGGGAGAACTTTTGATAGTGTCTCAATTCACATTATTTGGTGATGTTAGAAAGGGAAAAAGGCCAAACTTTACTAATGCGGCTCATCCTAAAATGGCTGAAGAATTATATTTAGACTTTATAGAAAAATGTAAAAACTTAGGTCTGAATAAAGTTGATACAGGCATTTTTGGGGCAAATATGGATGTTAGTTTAGTAAATGATGGACCAGTAACAATATTGTTAGATAGTAATAAAGGATTCTAG
- a CDS encoding adenine phosphoribosyltransferase encodes MDLRNKIRSVQNFPKEGIDFKDITTLLKDKEAFKECIKQMANKFKNEKIDIIVGAEARGFIIGAPLAYELNAGFVPVRKLGKLPSDTIKYEYELEYGTDTLEMHKDAISKGNRVLIVDDLLATGGTSYSVAKMVETLGGEVVGFDFLIELEFLNGREVLKGYKVESIIKY; translated from the coding sequence ATGGATTTAAGAAATAAGATTAGAAGTGTACAAAACTTTCCGAAGGAAGGTATAGACTTTAAAGACATAACAACTCTTTTAAAGGATAAAGAAGCCTTTAAAGAATGTATAAAACAAATGGCTAATAAATTTAAAAATGAAAAAATAGATATTATAGTAGGAGCTGAAGCAAGAGGATTTATAATAGGTGCACCTTTAGCTTATGAACTTAATGCAGGATTTGTACCAGTTAGAAAGTTAGGAAAACTTCCATCAGATACTATAAAATATGAATATGAACTTGAATATGGTACGGATACTCTTGAAATGCATAAAGATGCCATATCAAAGGGAAATAGAGTTCTTATTGTTGATGATCTATTAGCTACAGGAGGAACTTCATATTCTGTGGCTAAAATGGTAGAGACTTTAGGTGGAGAAGTAGTAGGTTTTGATTTTCTTATAGAACTCGAATTTTTAAATGGAAGAGAAGTACTTAAAGGCTACAAAGTTGAATCAATAATAAAATATTAA
- a CDS encoding MBL fold metallo-hydrolase, translating to MLLKRMSLGVYGANCYIVTCEDSKESIVVDPGGEAEDIIKVLEENEFKIKYIVLTHGHGDHIAGVPKLKEVYGCPILIHKNDEELLLDPSKNLSASMPIEEVIINPDKLLEDGDIIEFGKIKVEVIHTPGHTQGCICLKIDKDILTGDTLFKGSVGRTDLYGSSNDIINSIKTKLLKYEGNTLIHPGHGISTTIGEEKLTNPFLR from the coding sequence GTGCTTTTAAAAAGGATGTCGTTAGGAGTATATGGAGCTAACTGTTATATAGTAACTTGTGAGGATAGTAAAGAATCAATAGTTGTAGATCCAGGTGGAGAAGCTGAAGATATTATAAAAGTGCTTGAAGAAAATGAATTTAAAATTAAATATATAGTTTTGACACATGGGCATGGAGATCATATAGCAGGTGTTCCAAAACTAAAAGAAGTATATGGATGTCCTATATTGATTCATAAGAATGATGAAGAGTTGCTTTTAGATCCTTCTAAAAATTTGTCTGCGTCTATGCCAATTGAAGAAGTTATAATTAATCCAGATAAACTTTTAGAAGATGGAGATATTATAGAATTTGGAAAAATTAAAGTTGAAGTAATCCATACACCAGGACATACTCAAGGATGCATATGTTTGAAAATAGACAAAGATATTCTAACAGGAGATACTTTGTTTAAAGGTTCAGTTGGAAGAACTGATCTGTATGGAAGTTCTAATGATATTATAAATTCTATAAAAACTAAACTATTAAAATATGAAGGAAATACTCTGATACATCCAGGCCATGGTATATCTACAACTATAGGAGAAGAAAAATTAACAAATCCTTTTTTAAGATAA
- a CDS encoding DUF4489 domain-containing protein: MSDDYKRPVYKTKKEKIEQDNKHGLSIECDEHKYNKCFKKTECCEKIDCNPEKIKFKCSNLTGTTGINVIDINDATLQTPMTIGTISVTDLCCFKRPCVQLNVSAVIVTISFISINTTVIFRVFRRCDNGSETEVQSFNVSLGDIATIPLASTPVSFTICDNIACSSNCCTYRVTVEAIGPFPIAMALTVSQGGISLIARECDNECNNHKHQYFEEVDCKPEKIKFRCNSLIGASSINAPSIFEATIPTPITIGTIRVTELSCFKKSCVQLKISFIITALLTTGISILATLRVFRRCDNGSETEVRAFNLVTILLPGSSFPVDLLVCDFIECCSNCCTYRVTLEAKGDVGASSAFEVGQGGISLIAGECDVDCEPEKNKFRCNSLIGTTGINAIPIDGDLPVIPVPTTIGTISVTDLDCFKKTCVQLEISAIIIASASEIPPGTVITFRVFRRCDNGSETEVQSINLPILSVIAPGSSIPVAFVVCDHIECCSKCCTYRITIEAINPPETETPFFDVVQGGISLIAGECDDEC, encoded by the coding sequence ATGTCAGATGACTATAAAAGACCTGTATATAAAACAAAGAAAGAGAAAATTGAACAAGACAATAAACATGGACTTTCAATAGAATGTGATGAGCATAAATATAATAAGTGTTTTAAAAAAACAGAATGTTGTGAAAAGATAGACTGCAATCCTGAAAAAATTAAATTTAAATGTAGTAATCTTACAGGAACGACTGGAATAAACGTCATCGATATAAATGACGCTACTCTTCAAACTCCTATGACTATAGGAACTATATCAGTAACAGACTTATGTTGTTTTAAAAGGCCATGTGTACAGCTAAATGTTTCAGCTGTAATTGTAACAATTAGTTTTATTAGTATTAACACAACAGTAATATTTAGAGTATTTAGACGTTGTGATAATGGTAGTGAAACAGAAGTACAATCATTTAATGTATCTTTAGGAGATATAGCTACTATTCCGTTAGCTTCAACCCCAGTTTCTTTTACGATTTGTGATAATATTGCATGTTCTTCGAACTGTTGCACGTATAGAGTAACAGTAGAAGCTATAGGACCATTTCCAATTGCAATGGCTCTTACTGTTAGTCAAGGAGGAATCTCACTAATAGCAAGGGAGTGTGATAATGAATGTAATAATCATAAACATCAATATTTCGAAGAAGTAGATTGTAAGCCTGAAAAAATTAAATTCAGATGTAACAGTCTTATAGGAGCAAGTAGTATAAATGCTCCTAGCATATTCGAAGCTACTATACCTACTCCAATAACTATAGGAACTATAAGAGTTACAGAATTAAGTTGCTTTAAAAAATCATGTGTACAGTTAAAAATTTCATTTATAATTACAGCTTTGTTGACTACTGGGATTTCAATACTAGCAACATTAAGGGTATTTAGACGCTGTGATAATGGTAGTGAAACAGAAGTAAGAGCATTTAACTTAGTAACAATTCTTCTTCCGGGATCTTCATTTCCAGTTGATCTTTTAGTTTGTGATTTTATTGAATGTTGTTCAAATTGTTGCACATATAGAGTAACACTAGAAGCTAAAGGGGATGTAGGAGCTTCATCAGCTTTTGAAGTTGGCCAAGGAGGAATCTCATTAATAGCAGGAGAATGCGATGTAGACTGTGAACCTGAAAAAAATAAATTTAGATGTAATAGTCTTATAGGAACAACTGGCATAAATGCTATTCCTATTGATGGAGATTTACCTGTTATTCCAGTTCCAACAACTATAGGAACTATATCAGTAACAGACTTGGATTGCTTTAAAAAGACATGTGTACAGTTAGAGATTTCGGCTATAATTATAGCTTCTGCTTCAGAGATTCCACCTGGCACAGTAATAACATTTAGAGTATTTAGACGTTGTGATAATGGTAGTGAAACAGAAGTGCAATCAATTAATCTACCTATATTATCAGTTATTGCTCCAGGATCTTCAATTCCAGTTGCTTTTGTAGTTTGTGATCATATTGAATGTTGTTCAAAATGTTGCACATATAGAATAACAATAGAAGCTATAAATCCTCCAGAAACAGAAACACCATTTTTTGATGTTGTTCAAGGAGGGATTTCACTAATTGCAGGAGAATGCGATGATGAATGTTAA
- the recJ gene encoding single-stranded-DNA-specific exonuclease RecJ, translating into MIELNKIVKVLRCEEEEIDRIHKELNISKLASRVLLNRGLKDIEKCKIFLEPDIKDFHDPFLLNDMDKASERIIEALENNENIWIYGDYDVDGITSTSILKIFFSDIEYEIDYYIPYRMSEGYGLNKEAIDHIKENGGNLIITVDCGITSFDVVDYCNSLGIDIIITDHHTCQENIPNAIAVINPNRKDSSYPFNKLAGVGVALKLVQALSIKLAKDINYNEILPIAAIGTVADVVSLTGENRIIVKSGLDIIHETNNLGIRALIETTGLKNKKISSGHIGFVIGPRINATGRIGFAKYGVELFISKDYNEALNISKKLDEENTKRQIIEKNILDEAEELIKREINLEKDKIIVLASENWHMGVIGIVSSRITEKYGKPSVLISIEGGEGRGSARSIPTFNIYEGLSGCEDLLLKFGGHSQAAGLSIEEENIKEFRKRINSIANDLLSDIDMIPEIIVDGELEKKEISIKTVNELKLLEPFGIENSTPIFLYKGVNIKYIRTVGKDSNHLKMTVEKDGLISECIGFNMGYYIENISINDVIDLVVNLDINDFQNKLSVQLNIKDIIIPYDIEDLNEEFYNKLECENPSNVHFDNQIKVDKIEILDKELRREKVIKYIKNENNTLIIVNNYINFIEIINDIRFEGRDLIKKTFISYLNLDNENNNSILLNPNVEDIDFRKYENIILYDLCFDKDYLHEIVVKSNEKLKILLTEEDLKFNRKIVKSLVPDISEIRTIYKSFVGKGEKLKIDIDKYIMNINARNEYNLNIRKLQNSLEILKQAILIDYKIDGGYLYVMMLEKPKNKIDIQALPKYKSVNEMLNKIYDVEKYFSQYYNA; encoded by the coding sequence ATGATAGAACTAAATAAAATAGTAAAAGTATTAAGATGTGAAGAAGAAGAAATAGATAGGATACATAAAGAACTTAATATTTCAAAGCTAGCTTCTAGAGTTCTTCTAAATAGAGGACTTAAGGATATTGAAAAATGCAAAATATTTTTAGAGCCGGATATAAAGGATTTTCATGATCCTTTTTTATTAAATGATATGGATAAAGCTAGTGAAAGAATTATAGAGGCTTTAGAAAATAATGAAAATATTTGGATATATGGAGATTATGATGTAGATGGTATTACTAGTACATCTATACTAAAAATATTTTTTTCTGATATAGAATACGAAATAGATTATTATATACCATATAGAATGTCGGAAGGGTATGGACTTAATAAGGAAGCCATAGATCACATAAAGGAAAATGGAGGAAATCTTATAATTACTGTAGACTGTGGGATAACTTCATTTGATGTAGTAGATTATTGTAATAGTTTAGGAATAGATATAATAATAACAGATCATCATACATGTCAAGAAAACATACCAAATGCGATAGCAGTGATAAATCCTAACAGAAAAGATAGTTCTTATCCATTTAATAAATTAGCCGGAGTAGGAGTAGCATTAAAACTTGTACAAGCGTTATCAATTAAGTTAGCAAAAGATATAAATTATAACGAAATACTTCCTATAGCTGCTATAGGAACTGTAGCAGATGTTGTTTCTTTAACAGGAGAAAATAGAATAATAGTAAAAAGTGGTCTAGATATTATACATGAAACTAATAATTTAGGCATAAGAGCATTGATAGAAACTACAGGTCTTAAAAATAAGAAAATATCTAGTGGACATATTGGATTTGTAATAGGTCCAAGAATAAACGCAACAGGAAGAATAGGATTTGCTAAATATGGCGTAGAACTTTTTATATCCAAAGATTATAATGAAGCTTTGAATATTTCTAAAAAATTAGACGAAGAAAATACAAAAAGGCAGATTATAGAAAAAAATATACTTGATGAAGCCGAAGAGCTGATTAAAAGAGAAATAAACTTAGAAAAAGATAAGATAATAGTTCTTGCATCTGAAAACTGGCATATGGGAGTAATCGGAATAGTATCTTCTAGAATAACTGAAAAATATGGGAAACCTTCAGTTTTGATTTCTATTGAAGGTGGAGAAGGTAGAGGTTCAGCTAGGAGTATTCCTACATTTAATATTTATGAAGGATTATCAGGATGTGAAGATCTTCTTTTAAAGTTTGGAGGGCACAGTCAAGCAGCAGGACTATCAATAGAAGAAGAAAATATTAAGGAATTTAGAAAGAGAATAAATAGTATAGCAAATGATTTACTTAGTGATATTGACATGATTCCTGAGATAATAGTAGATGGAGAACTAGAAAAAAAAGAAATATCCATTAAAACTGTAAATGAATTAAAGCTTTTAGAACCCTTTGGGATAGAGAACTCTACTCCTATATTTTTATATAAAGGAGTAAATATAAAGTATATAAGAACTGTAGGAAAAGATAGTAATCATTTAAAAATGACTGTAGAAAAAGACGGATTGATAAGCGAATGTATAGGATTTAATATGGGATATTATATAGAAAATATATCTATCAATGATGTAATTGATCTAGTTGTCAATTTAGATATTAATGATTTTCAAAATAAACTAAGTGTTCAACTTAATATAAAAGATATTATAATTCCATATGATATAGAAGATTTAAATGAAGAATTCTATAATAAATTAGAATGTGAAAATCCTTCAAATGTACACTTTGATAACCAGATAAAAGTTGATAAAATTGAAATATTAGACAAGGAACTAAGAAGAGAAAAAGTGATAAAATATATAAAAAATGAAAATAATACGCTAATTATAGTGAACAACTATATTAATTTTATAGAAATAATAAATGATATAAGATTTGAAGGCAGAGATTTAATAAAAAAGACATTTATTAGTTATTTAAATTTAGATAATGAGAATAACAATTCTATACTACTTAATCCAAATGTAGAAGATATAGATTTTAGAAAATATGAAAATATAATTTTATATGATTTATGTTTTGATAAGGATTATCTTCATGAAATAGTGGTTAAGAGTAATGAAAAGCTTAAGATACTATTAACTGAAGAAGATTTAAAATTCAATAGAAAAATTGTTAAAAGTTTGGTTCCAGATATATCTGAAATAAGAACTATATACAAGTCCTTTGTTGGTAAAGGAGAAAAGCTTAAAATAGATATTGATAAATATATAATGAATATTAATGCTAGAAATGAATATAACCTAAATATAAGAAAGTTGCAAAATTCATTGGAAATTTTAAAACAAGCAATTCTTATTGATTATAAAATAGATGGAGGATATCTATACGTTATGATGTTAGAAAAACCGAAAAATAAAATAGATATACAGGCTCTTCCTAAATATAAAAGTGTAAATGAAATGTTAAATAAGATTTACGATGTTGAAAAGTACTTTAGTCAATATTATAACGCCTAG
- a CDS encoding RelA/SpoT family protein: MLEKLISKIKEYNPQGDIGQVIKAYKYAEKAHEGQLRRSGEEYFIHPFNVAMILADLHMDVATISAGLLHDVLEDTDVTFEVLADEFSEEIANLVDGVTKLKKLKFRTKEENQVENLRKMIIAMSKDIRVIIIKLADRLHNARTLDYMPEAKRKEKALETLEIYAPIAHRLGISKIKWELEDIALRYIDPEGYYELVEKVSKKRKEREAYINNLIKVLKDKLDEMEITSEISGRPKHFYSIYRKMVYQNKNFEQIFDLTAIRVIVDNVKDCYGVLGIVHTLWKPIPGRFKDYIAVPKPNMYQSLHTTVIGPRGEPFEIQIRTFEMHKIAEYGIAAHWKYKEGVDKSTDFENKLSWLRQLLEWQKDLKDPKEFMESLKIDFFNDEVFVFTPKGDVINLPAGSTPIDFAYRVHTAVGNNCVGAKVDGRIVPIDFKIKNGNIIEILTSPNSAGPSRDWLKLVKSSQAKAKIKQWFKKEERDQNLNKGKELLEKEVKRQGFKLTEILKEDWLKQISKKLSFNNIDDLYAALGYGSITLSQVTTRLKEFYREYYDIKTEPKEEISHHVNEKKSRTPNQGVSIKGIDNIKVRFSRCCSPVPGDDIVGYVTRGRGVSVHRRDCPNIAELNINERFIDVEWASDKKTSYNAEIQIKATDRTGLLTEITQLLTDAKLSVNSLNARTSKERIIIINMTLEIKDVEQLTNLMRKIKALSGVIDVYRVIT; this comes from the coding sequence TTGCTAGAAAAACTAATATCTAAGATAAAAGAATATAACCCCCAAGGAGATATAGGACAAGTAATAAAAGCTTATAAATATGCTGAAAAAGCTCACGAAGGACAATTAAGAAGGTCTGGGGAAGAGTATTTTATTCATCCATTTAATGTCGCTATGATACTAGCGGATCTTCATATGGACGTTGCTACTATCTCAGCAGGGCTTTTGCACGATGTTTTAGAAGATACAGATGTTACTTTTGAAGTTCTTGCTGATGAATTTAGTGAAGAAATTGCTAATTTAGTAGATGGAGTAACTAAATTAAAAAAACTTAAGTTTAGAACTAAAGAAGAAAACCAAGTTGAAAACTTAAGAAAAATGATAATAGCAATGTCAAAAGATATAAGAGTTATTATTATAAAATTAGCTGACAGACTGCATAACGCTAGGACTCTTGACTATATGCCAGAGGCTAAGCGAAAAGAAAAAGCTTTAGAAACATTAGAAATATATGCACCTATAGCTCATAGACTTGGAATTTCTAAAATAAAATGGGAACTGGAAGATATTGCTTTAAGATATATAGATCCTGAAGGGTATTATGAATTGGTAGAAAAAGTATCTAAAAAAAGAAAAGAAAGAGAAGCTTATATAAATAACTTGATAAAGGTATTAAAAGATAAGCTGGATGAAATGGAAATAACTAGTGAAATAAGTGGGCGTCCAAAACATTTCTATAGTATATATAGAAAAATGGTATATCAAAACAAAAATTTCGAGCAGATATTTGATTTAACTGCGATAAGAGTTATAGTAGACAATGTTAAAGATTGTTATGGTGTATTAGGAATAGTCCATACACTATGGAAGCCAATACCAGGAAGATTTAAGGACTATATAGCAGTTCCTAAACCAAATATGTATCAATCTCTCCATACAACTGTTATAGGACCAAGAGGGGAACCTTTTGAAATTCAAATTAGAACTTTTGAAATGCACAAAATAGCTGAATATGGTATAGCAGCTCATTGGAAGTATAAAGAGGGAGTAGATAAGAGTACTGATTTTGAAAATAAGCTTTCATGGCTTAGACAACTATTAGAATGGCAAAAAGATTTAAAAGATCCTAAAGAGTTTATGGAATCATTAAAAATAGACTTTTTTAATGATGAAGTATTTGTGTTTACTCCTAAGGGAGATGTAATTAATTTGCCAGCAGGATCTACTCCTATAGATTTTGCTTATAGAGTTCATACGGCAGTAGGAAATAATTGTGTTGGAGCAAAAGTTGACGGAAGAATAGTACCTATAGATTTTAAAATAAAAAATGGAAATATAATAGAGATATTAACATCGCCTAATAGTGCGGGACCAAGTAGAGACTGGTTAAAGCTAGTAAAAAGTAGTCAAGCGAAAGCTAAAATAAAGCAATGGTTCAAAAAAGAAGAGCGTGATCAAAATTTAAATAAAGGAAAAGAGTTATTAGAGAAAGAGGTTAAAAGACAAGGATTTAAACTAACTGAAATACTAAAAGAAGATTGGTTAAAACAAATAAGCAAAAAACTAAGCTTTAACAATATAGATGATTTATATGCAGCTCTAGGATATGGAAGTATAACTCTATCACAGGTTACAACAAGACTTAAAGAATTTTATCGAGAATACTATGATATTAAGACAGAACCTAAAGAAGAAATAAGTCATCATGTTAACGAAAAGAAATCTCGTACACCTAATCAAGGTGTAAGTATAAAAGGAATAGATAATATTAAAGTTAGATTTTCAAGATGCTGTAGTCCTGTTCCTGGAGATGACATAGTGGGGTATGTTACCAGAGGTAGAGGAGTTTCTGTTCATAGAAGAGACTGTCCAAATATTGCTGAACTTAATATAAATGAAAGGTTCATTGATGTTGAATGGGCTTCTGACAAGAAAACATCTTATAATGCAGAAATACAAATTAAGGCTACTGACAGAACAGGACTTTTAACAGAAATAACACAGCTTTTGACAGATGCAAAATTGTCAGTAAATTCTTTAAATGCAAGAACAAGTAAAGAAAGAATAATAATTATAAACATGACACTTGAAATAAAAGATGTTGAGCAATTAACTAATCTTATGAGAAAGATAAAAGCATTAAGTGGAGTAATAGACGTATACAGGGTAATCACCTAA
- a CDS encoding ABC1 kinase family protein, with translation MEIFGRKHRNIKRYREILYVLSKYGFTMLVEQINIDSPIRSLFFTKILRVSKKYTRGQRIRMALEELGPTFVKLGQILSTRYDLLPEDIVEELMYLQDKVKEFSFETAKEIFYDETGKTIDEVFEIFDQKPIAAASIGQVYRGTLKNKENVVIKIQRPNIAKIIKKDMEVLHSMAHIVDERFNKTGMIRAVDIIRELSYSIHKELDYTYEAQNAHKFGENFKDNKNAVIPKIYWDYTTKRVVVMEEIKGIKISDIEEIERRNWDKSKIGKIGASLFMEQVFIHGLFHGDPHPGNILIVDKEKIGFIDFGIVGYMDDGMLSFIISLLKSSQEKDVNKIVDTLFKVDAITTETDELDLRKDIYYIITYYFDLPINRINFGEALNEILLISYKHKLKIPSQLTLLIKSLITIEGTSRKLDPNFSFSEISEETIREISKKKLKLNKGLMKASKISFEIYEGLKDLPRQINTILSKIEKNQIKITMKQEGLKQLEEEVNNMTTRTSLSILTAAIIVGSSIVIHSDINPKIYGISAFGIVGYLGGVVLGFGLLLSILLERKKNK, from the coding sequence ATGGAAATATTCGGGAGAAAGCATAGAAATATAAAAAGATATAGAGAAATATTATATGTGTTATCAAAATATGGTTTTACGATGTTAGTAGAGCAGATAAATATAGATAGTCCTATTAGAAGTTTATTTTTTACAAAGATATTAAGAGTAAGTAAAAAGTATACAAGAGGTCAAAGAATAAGGATGGCTTTAGAAGAATTAGGACCTACATTTGTGAAATTAGGACAAATATTAAGTACAAGATATGACTTATTGCCAGAAGATATAGTTGAAGAGCTTATGTATCTACAAGATAAGGTAAAAGAATTTAGCTTTGAAACTGCAAAAGAAATTTTTTATGATGAAACCGGAAAAACAATAGATGAAGTTTTTGAAATTTTTGATCAAAAACCTATTGCCGCAGCATCTATAGGTCAAGTATATAGAGGAACTTTAAAAAATAAAGAAAATGTTGTAATCAAGATTCAAAGACCAAATATAGCTAAAATAATAAAAAAAGATATGGAAGTTTTACATAGTATGGCACATATCGTAGATGAAAGATTTAATAAAACAGGAATGATAAGAGCTGTGGATATAATAAGAGAGCTTTCATATTCAATACACAAAGAGCTAGATTACACATATGAGGCTCAAAATGCACACAAATTTGGAGAAAATTTTAAAGATAATAAAAATGCCGTGATTCCTAAAATATATTGGGATTATACTACTAAAAGAGTAGTTGTTATGGAAGAAATTAAAGGAATAAAAATAAGTGATATAGAGGAGATAGAAAGAAGAAATTGGGATAAAAGTAAAATAGGAAAAATAGGAGCAAGTCTCTTTATGGAGCAAGTTTTTATACATGGTTTATTTCATGGAGATCCTCATCCAGGGAATATATTGATAGTTGATAAAGAAAAAATAGGCTTTATAGATTTTGGAATAGTAGGATATATGGATGACGGTATGCTTAGCTTCATTATATCTCTTCTTAAATCTAGCCAAGAAAAAGACGTAAATAAAATAGTAGATACTCTTTTTAAGGTGGATGCTATTACTACAGAAACTGATGAATTAGATTTAAGAAAGGATATATATTATATCATAACATACTATTTTGACTTGCCTATCAATAGAATAAATTTTGGAGAAGCTCTCAATGAGATATTGTTAATATCTTATAAACATAAACTTAAGATACCGTCTCAGCTTACACTTTTAATAAAATCTCTAATAACAATAGAAGGTACATCTAGAAAGCTTGATCCTAATTTTAGTTTTTCTGAAATATCTGAGGAAACAATAAGGGAGATAAGTAAGAAAAAATTAAAATTAAATAAAGGTCTTATGAAAGCATCAAAAATATCATTTGAAATATATGAGGGACTTAAAGATTTACCTAGACAGATAAATACTATACTAAGTAAAATAGAAAAAAATCAGATAAAGATAACCATGAAACAAGAGGGACTTAAACAACTAGAAGAAGAAGTAAACAACATGACTACAAGAACATCTTTAAGTATTTTGACAGCAGCTATAATAGTAGGGTCTTCAATAGTTATTCATTCTGATATAAACCCTAAAATATATGGTATATCTGCTTTTGGAATAGTGGGATATTTAGGAGGAGTAGTTTTAGGTTTTGGACTTTTATTATCAATATTATTAGAAAGAAAAAAGAACAAATAA